A window of the Acidovorax sp. YS12 genome harbors these coding sequences:
- a CDS encoding efflux RND transporter periplasmic adaptor subunit, translating to MQHLQRLSPSSLAWALAAAGMLALGAWLLPAGASRAADEAQAGKPRPALAVNTVAPERATLALRLAANGSVAAWQEASIGAESNGLRLTDVRVNVGDVVRKGQLLATFADDTVQADVAQARASLMEARSSAAEAAANDERARTLQATGALSAQQIQQYATAGQTAQARVEAAQAQLRVQQLRLAHTRVLAPDDGVISARTATVGAVLGAGTELFRMVRKGRLEWRAEVTSSDLPRIRAGAGARVTAASGAEVAGKVRMVAPTVDPATRNALVYVDLPAHADIRAGMFARGEFLLGERSALTVPQSALVVRDGFSHVFEVVEGSRVAMRRVQTGERAGARVEVLSGLAEGAAVVARGGAFLNDGDLVRVEPDSKPKQPPAPSGQAQAATK from the coding sequence ATGCAGCATCTGCAGCGACTGTCTCCTTCTTCCCTGGCCTGGGCCCTGGCGGCGGCGGGCATGCTGGCCCTGGGCGCCTGGCTGCTGCCCGCCGGCGCGTCGCGCGCTGCCGACGAGGCGCAGGCCGGCAAGCCCCGGCCCGCGCTGGCGGTGAACACCGTGGCGCCCGAGCGCGCCACCCTGGCGCTGCGGCTCGCGGCCAACGGCAGCGTGGCCGCGTGGCAGGAGGCCAGCATCGGCGCCGAAAGCAACGGTCTGCGCCTGACCGACGTGCGCGTGAACGTGGGCGACGTGGTGCGCAAGGGCCAGCTGCTCGCCACCTTCGCCGACGACACCGTGCAGGCCGACGTGGCCCAGGCCCGCGCCAGCCTCATGGAAGCGCGCAGCAGCGCCGCCGAAGCCGCCGCCAACGACGAGCGCGCACGCACGCTGCAGGCCACGGGCGCCCTGAGCGCGCAGCAGATCCAGCAGTACGCCACGGCGGGCCAGACGGCGCAGGCGCGCGTCGAGGCGGCGCAGGCGCAACTGCGCGTGCAGCAACTGCGCCTGGCGCACACGCGCGTGCTGGCGCCCGACGACGGCGTGATCTCGGCGCGCACGGCCACCGTGGGCGCCGTGCTGGGGGCGGGCACGGAGCTGTTCCGCATGGTGCGCAAGGGCCGCCTGGAGTGGCGCGCCGAAGTCACGTCGAGCGACCTGCCGCGCATCCGCGCCGGGGCCGGGGCGCGCGTCACCGCCGCCAGCGGGGCCGAGGTGGCGGGCAAGGTGCGCATGGTGGCGCCCACGGTGGACCCGGCCACGCGCAACGCGCTGGTCTATGTGGACCTGCCGGCGCATGCCGACATCCGCGCGGGCATGTTCGCGCGCGGCGAATTCCTGCTGGGCGAGCGCAGCGCGCTCACCGTGCCGCAGTCGGCCCTGGTGGTGCGCGACGGCTTCAGCCACGTGTTCGAGGTGGTCGAGGGCAGCCGCGTGGCCATGCGCCGCGTGCAGACCGGCGAGCGTGCAGGCGCGCGCGTCGAGGTGCTGTCGGGCCTGGCCGAGGGCGCCGCCGTGGTGGCGCGCGGCGGCGCCTTCCTGAACGATGGCGACCTGGTGCGCGTGGAACCGGATTCCAAGCCAAAACAGCCTCCAGCGCCCTCTGGTCAAGCGCAAGCAGCTACCAAATAA
- a CDS encoding efflux transporter outer membrane subunit: protein MTLSMLGRLALAAAPLALAACAAGAPPPSVPAAVPAGWQAPLPHGASVADLAHWWQRMGDPLLVELIAAAQEVSPSMAQARSRLAQARASQVAARAALWPALDAQATARRGLDTQQGGLNTVAQGTLQASWEVDLFGGNAAQGEATAQRLAGARAQWHEARVSVAAEVALATSEWRQCRQLQAVAQADAQSRSETARLARLSEQAGFTAPATAALAQASQAEGQARAVQQRLQCEVALKGLVALTGWDEPVLRERLSALPAQEAPDALFAVSALPAQVLAQRPDLYSAEREVAAASAEVGSARAQRYPRLVLSGTVGAGWLSMGGQQQGANAWALGPATLSLPLFDGGRRAAQVDAAQARYDEAVALYRARVRQAVSEVEQALVRLQGAAERSADAARAAQGYHTAYLAAEARWRGGLASLMELEEVRRSALAAQTAVMNLRQERMAAWVALYRAAGGGWDAGAPGPDAAPLPVAARAMP, encoded by the coding sequence ATGACCCTCTCCATGCTCGGCCGCCTGGCACTGGCGGCCGCCCCTCTGGCACTGGCGGCCTGCGCGGCCGGCGCGCCGCCGCCCAGCGTGCCGGCCGCGGTGCCCGCGGGGTGGCAGGCGCCGCTGCCCCATGGCGCCAGCGTGGCCGACCTGGCGCACTGGTGGCAGCGCATGGGCGATCCGCTGCTGGTGGAACTGATCGCCGCGGCGCAGGAGGTCAGCCCGTCCATGGCCCAGGCCCGTTCACGCCTGGCGCAGGCGCGCGCCAGCCAGGTGGCGGCCCGCGCGGCCCTGTGGCCGGCGCTGGACGCCCAGGCCACCGCCCGCAGGGGGCTGGACACGCAGCAAGGCGGGCTGAACACCGTGGCCCAGGGCACGCTGCAGGCGAGCTGGGAGGTCGATCTTTTCGGCGGCAACGCGGCCCAGGGCGAGGCCACCGCGCAGCGCCTGGCCGGGGCGCGGGCGCAATGGCACGAGGCGCGCGTCTCGGTCGCCGCCGAGGTGGCGCTGGCCACCAGCGAATGGCGCCAGTGCAGGCAGCTGCAGGCGGTGGCGCAGGCCGATGCGCAGTCGCGCAGCGAGACCGCGCGGCTGGCGCGCCTGTCCGAGCAGGCCGGCTTCACCGCCCCCGCCACGGCGGCGCTGGCCCAGGCCAGCCAGGCCGAGGGCCAGGCGCGCGCCGTGCAGCAGCGCCTGCAGTGCGAGGTGGCCCTGAAGGGGCTGGTGGCGCTCACCGGCTGGGACGAGCCGGTGCTGCGCGAGCGCCTGTCCGCCCTGCCGGCGCAGGAGGCGCCCGATGCACTGTTCGCGGTCAGCGCGCTGCCGGCCCAGGTGCTGGCGCAGCGGCCCGACCTCTACAGCGCCGAGCGCGAAGTGGCCGCCGCCAGCGCCGAGGTGGGCAGCGCCCGGGCCCAACGCTATCCGCGCCTGGTGCTCAGCGGCACGGTGGGCGCGGGCTGGCTGAGCATGGGCGGGCAGCAGCAGGGGGCCAATGCCTGGGCGCTGGGCCCCGCCACGCTGAGCCTGCCGCTGTTCGACGGCGGCCGCCGGGCCGCCCAGGTGGACGCGGCGCAGGCGCGCTATGACGAAGCCGTGGCGCTGTACCGGGCCCGCGTGCGCCAGGCCGTGAGCGAGGTCGAGCAGGCCCTGGTGCGCCTGCAGGGCGCCGCCGAGCGCAGCGCCGACGCCGCGCGCGCCGCCCAGGGCTACCACACCGCCTACCTCGCGGCCGAGGCGCGCTGGCGCGGCGGGCTGGCGAGCCTGATGGAACTCGAAGAGGTGCGCCGCAGCGCGCTGGCCGCGCAAACCGCCGTGATGAACCTGCGCCAGGAGCGCATGGCCGCCTGGGTGGCCCTGTACCGCGCCGCGGGCGGCGGCTGGGACGCAGGCGCGCCCGGGCCCGATGCGGCCCCGCTCCCCGTGGCCGCGCGGGCCATGCCCTGA
- a CDS encoding CerR family C-terminal domain-containing protein — protein MTRARPDSTAAPAPPAPEGEAPARTRLLLAALKLFSEQGYAKTSIRAIAAAAQANVAAVSYYFGDKAALYAAVFSEPLGDMHSLIPDFTHPDVPLREALQCYFRGALAPLKQGELMRQCVRLHIREMLEPTGQWEREMDKDVRQPHQALVGLLCRHMGVARADDGMHRLALTLAGLAFQLWSHREVVETVRPQLLATPEAVDAWIERMAAYALAIVAAEQALRGAAPASAARAPRRKKTAP, from the coding sequence ATGACCCGCGCACGCCCTGATTCCACCGCCGCTCCCGCGCCCCCGGCCCCCGAGGGCGAGGCGCCCGCGCGCACGCGCCTGCTGCTGGCCGCGCTCAAGCTCTTTTCCGAACAGGGCTACGCCAAGACCTCCATCCGCGCCATTGCCGCCGCCGCCCAGGCCAACGTGGCGGCGGTGAGCTACTACTTCGGCGACAAGGCCGCGCTCTACGCCGCCGTTTTCTCCGAGCCGCTGGGCGACATGCACTCGCTCATCCCCGATTTCACCCACCCCGACGTGCCGCTGCGCGAGGCGCTGCAGTGCTACTTCCGCGGGGCGCTGGCGCCGCTCAAGCAGGGCGAGCTCATGCGCCAGTGCGTGCGCCTGCACATCCGCGAAATGCTGGAGCCCACCGGGCAGTGGGAGCGCGAGATGGACAAGGATGTGCGCCAGCCCCACCAGGCGCTCGTCGGCCTGCTGTGCCGCCACATGGGCGTGGCCCGGGCGGACGACGGCATGCACCGCCTGGCCCTGACCCTCGCGGGCCTGGCCTTCCAGCTCTGGAGCCACCGCGAGGTGGTGGAGACCGTGCGCCCCCAGTTGCTGGCCACGCCCGAGGCCGTCGATGCCTGGATCGAGCGCATGGCCGCCTACGCCCTGGCCATCGTGGCCGCCGAGCAGGCGCTGCGCGGCGCCGCACCCGCCTCCGCCGCGCGCGCGCCGCGCAGAAAGAAGACCGCACCATGA
- the glnE gene encoding bifunctional [glutamate--ammonia ligase]-adenylyl-L-tyrosine phosphorylase/[glutamate--ammonia-ligase] adenylyltransferase — MQSADLSSPAAPAPAPVQAAHSRFFQRLHRRYAEELALLPPGPPTRAAMEAALAVLMARGPGGAAGLGAALRILRQIVMERLIVLDCDGQAPLEQITHAVTALAELALDRACQQVRADLDERHGAPQGPGGRGVPLWIVGMGKLGARELNVSSDIDLIYVYEQDGETAGQPDGRGKLSHHEYFARAVKAIYGLIGDTTEHGFVFRVDLALRPHGNSGPPAVSLQALEEYLQVQGREWERFAWLKSRVVAPLESVKGPEVQGLRGAVLPFVFRRYLDYSVFDALRGLHRQIRDHAMQRSAGRPERANDVKLSRGGIREIEFTVQLLQVVRGGQFPELRCRPTLEALQRLARAGLMPQETAAQLAAAYVFLRRVEHRIQYLDDQQTHVLPTRDDDLGWIARTLGLDTRTFLHQLDAHREFVAQEFDTLLGGAGKKQCSSGGCGGPRAQGDAAPELDSLLEQLSGGFQERVAQWRTHPRVQALRDEARARLLRLVQRTAQWLREGSVSEQAAVRLVDWLEPLLRRESYLALLLERPFVHERLLHLLGAARWPARYLLQHPGVIDELAGEALLAERFVAPDFEHELELRRTALRSTGEDDDENLLDLLRRAHHAEVFRTLARDVEGRMRVEQVADDLSLLADSVLRVTARWCWERLKTRHREVPQFAIIGYGKLGGKELGYGSDLDIVFVFDDDDERAPEIYSAYVRKLINWLTVKTGEGDLFEIDTALRPNGNSGLLVTSFTAYADYQQQRGSNTAWTWEHQAMTRARFVLGSEDLRARFDAVREAVITAPRDAALLRAEITAMRERVRAAHPVRGEGFDVKHSPGGMVDAEFAVQYLVLSQSGAHPELVGNVGNIALLQRAEAVGLLPADVGRAAADAYRELRRVQHRARLNEDTAPTPLDQVRAQRDAVLALWAAVFG, encoded by the coding sequence ATGCAGTCCGCCGATCTCTCCTCCCCCGCCGCGCCAGCGCCCGCTCCCGTGCAGGCCGCGCACTCCCGCTTCTTCCAGCGCCTGCACCGGCGCTACGCCGAGGAGCTGGCGCTGCTGCCGCCGGGGCCGCCGACGCGCGCGGCCATGGAGGCGGCGCTGGCGGTGCTCATGGCACGCGGCCCGGGCGGGGCGGCGGGCCTGGGCGCGGCGCTGCGCATCCTGCGCCAGATCGTCATGGAGCGCCTGATCGTGCTCGACTGCGACGGCCAGGCGCCGCTGGAGCAGATCACGCACGCCGTGACCGCGCTGGCCGAACTGGCGCTGGACCGCGCCTGCCAGCAGGTGCGCGCCGACCTCGACGAGCGCCATGGCGCGCCGCAGGGCCCGGGTGGGCGCGGCGTGCCGCTGTGGATCGTGGGCATGGGCAAGCTGGGCGCGCGCGAGCTCAACGTGTCGAGCGACATCGACCTGATCTACGTCTACGAGCAAGACGGCGAGACCGCCGGCCAGCCCGATGGGCGCGGCAAGCTCTCGCACCACGAATACTTCGCCCGGGCGGTGAAGGCCATCTACGGCCTGATCGGCGACACCACGGAGCACGGCTTCGTGTTCCGCGTCGATCTGGCGCTGCGCCCGCACGGCAACTCGGGCCCCCCGGCCGTCTCGCTGCAGGCGCTGGAGGAATACCTGCAGGTGCAGGGCCGCGAGTGGGAGCGTTTCGCCTGGCTCAAGAGCCGCGTGGTGGCGCCCCTGGAGAGCGTCAAGGGCCCCGAGGTGCAGGGCCTGCGCGGCGCGGTGCTGCCCTTCGTCTTTCGCCGCTACCTCGACTACAGCGTGTTCGACGCGCTGCGCGGGCTGCACCGCCAGATCCGCGACCACGCCATGCAGCGCAGCGCTGGCCGGCCCGAGCGCGCCAACGACGTCAAGCTCTCGCGCGGCGGCATCCGCGAGATCGAGTTCACCGTGCAGCTGCTGCAGGTGGTGCGCGGCGGCCAGTTCCCCGAGCTGCGCTGCCGCCCCACGCTGGAGGCCCTGCAGCGCCTGGCGCGCGCCGGCCTGATGCCGCAGGAGACGGCCGCGCAACTGGCCGCCGCCTATGTCTTCCTGCGCCGCGTCGAGCACCGCATCCAGTACCTGGACGACCAGCAGACCCATGTGCTGCCCACGCGCGACGACGACCTGGGCTGGATCGCCCGGACCCTGGGCCTGGACACCCGCACCTTCCTGCACCAGCTCGATGCGCACCGCGAGTTCGTGGCCCAGGAGTTCGACACCCTGCTGGGCGGCGCTGGCAAGAAGCAGTGCAGCAGCGGGGGCTGCGGCGGGCCGCGCGCGCAAGGCGACGCCGCGCCCGAACTCGACAGCCTGCTGGAGCAGCTCTCGGGCGGCTTCCAGGAGCGCGTGGCCCAGTGGCGCACGCACCCGCGCGTGCAGGCGCTGCGCGACGAGGCGCGCGCGCGCCTGCTGCGCCTGGTGCAGCGCACCGCCCAGTGGCTGCGCGAGGGCAGCGTGAGCGAGCAGGCCGCCGTGCGCCTGGTGGACTGGCTGGAGCCGCTGCTGCGCCGCGAGAGCTACCTGGCGCTGCTGCTGGAGCGCCCCTTCGTGCACGAGCGCCTGCTGCACCTGCTGGGCGCGGCGCGCTGGCCGGCGCGCTACCTGCTGCAGCATCCGGGCGTGATCGACGAGCTGGCGGGCGAGGCCCTGCTGGCCGAGCGCTTCGTGGCCCCGGATTTCGAGCACGAGCTGGAGCTGCGCCGCACCGCGCTGCGCTCCACCGGCGAGGACGACGACGAGAACCTGCTCGACCTGCTGCGCCGCGCCCACCATGCCGAGGTCTTCCGCACCCTGGCGCGCGACGTGGAAGGCCGCATGCGCGTGGAGCAGGTGGCCGACGACCTGTCGCTGCTGGCCGACAGCGTGCTGCGCGTGACCGCCCGGTGGTGCTGGGAGCGCCTGAAGACGCGCCACCGCGAGGTGCCGCAGTTCGCCATCATTGGCTACGGCAAGCTCGGCGGCAAGGAACTGGGCTACGGCAGCGACCTGGACATCGTGTTCGTCTTCGACGACGACGACGAGCGCGCCCCCGAGATCTATTCCGCCTACGTGCGCAAGCTCATCAACTGGCTCACGGTGAAAACCGGCGAGGGCGACCTGTTCGAGATCGACACCGCGCTGCGCCCCAACGGCAACTCCGGCCTGCTGGTGACCAGCTTCACCGCCTATGCCGACTACCAGCAGCAGCGCGGCAGCAACACCGCCTGGACCTGGGAGCACCAGGCCATGACGCGCGCGCGCTTCGTGCTCGGCAGCGAGGACCTGCGCGCGCGCTTCGACGCCGTGCGCGAGGCCGTCATCACCGCGCCGCGCGATGCCGCGCTGTTGCGTGCCGAGATCACCGCCATGCGCGAGCGCGTGCGCGCCGCCCACCCCGTGCGCGGCGAGGGCTTCGACGTGAAGCACAGCCCCGGCGGCATGGTGGATGCGGAATTCGCCGTGCAGTACCTGGTGCTGTCGCAGTCCGGCGCGCACCCGGAGCTCGTTGGCAACGTGGGCAACATCGCGCTGCTGCAGCGCGCCGAGGCTGTGGGCCTGCTGCCCGCGGACGTGGGCCGCGCCGCGGCCGACGCCTACCGCGAACTGCGCCGCGTGCAGCACCGCGCGCGGCTCAACGAGGACACTGCCCCGACCCCGCTCGACCAGGTGCGCGCCCAGCGCGACGCCGTGCTCGCGCTGTGGGCGGCCGTTTTTGGCTGA